In Myxococcales bacterium, a single genomic region encodes these proteins:
- a CDS encoding insulinase family protein: MRAIAFALPVALALLAGPSSTSAQIGHKALPPSSAAKPKLAVERTRLPNGLEVILHEDPRTPVVSVNLWYHVGSKDEAEGRSGFAHLFEHMMFQGSKHVGEDLFFRYLERVGTTDTNGTTSTDRTNYFETVPKNQLELVLWLESDRMGFLLDHVDTKSFENQREVVKNERRQSYENRPYGLVPQFVSEALYPPEHPYHRLTIGTPRDLEAGTLEDVKGFFRTYYVPNNATLVVAGDIDRKKTLDLVEKYFGPIPGSPLPCAALAKPRAGCVGAPRPTVSASLPSEARLEVAANVELPRVEIAWNTPSFFQPGDAELDFLAHVLASGKTSRLYKRLVYDMHIAQEVYAYQASRELGSMFEIGALAQPGHTADELLAAIEDELDKVRKEGLRAGEIARARAEVTAGLVFEVERVGGRANMFNTYNHYTGRPDYLEQDLARYEAVSEAGVQNAAKASLGAQRVVLRVTPDKAAPLAGEVRSKTGGYPARPPAGAPPIRPQGAAAQGAQGGAK, from the coding sequence ATGCGCGCTATCGCCTTCGCCCTTCCCGTTGCGCTCGCACTCTTAGCCGGTCCGTCATCCACGTCCGCCCAGATTGGCCACAAGGCGCTGCCACCGTCCTCGGCCGCCAAGCCGAAGCTCGCTGTCGAGCGGACGCGGCTCCCGAACGGGCTCGAGGTCATCCTTCACGAAGATCCGCGGACGCCCGTCGTCTCCGTCAACCTTTGGTACCACGTGGGCTCGAAGGACGAGGCCGAAGGCCGCAGCGGCTTCGCGCACCTCTTCGAACACATGATGTTCCAAGGGTCGAAGCACGTCGGCGAAGACCTGTTCTTCCGCTACCTCGAGCGCGTCGGCACGACCGACACGAACGGCACGACGAGCACCGATCGCACCAACTACTTCGAGACGGTCCCGAAGAATCAGCTCGAGCTGGTCCTGTGGCTCGAGAGCGATCGCATGGGCTTCCTCCTCGACCACGTGGACACCAAGAGCTTCGAGAACCAACGCGAGGTCGTGAAGAACGAGCGGCGCCAGAGCTACGAGAACCGACCCTACGGGCTTGTTCCGCAGTTCGTGAGTGAGGCCCTCTACCCGCCGGAGCATCCCTATCATCGCCTCACCATCGGCACGCCGCGAGACCTTGAGGCCGGCACCCTCGAGGACGTCAAAGGGTTCTTCCGCACGTACTACGTGCCCAACAACGCCACCCTCGTCGTCGCCGGCGATATCGATCGCAAGAAGACGCTCGACCTCGTCGAGAAGTACTTCGGCCCGATCCCAGGTTCGCCGCTGCCTTGCGCCGCCTTGGCCAAGCCGCGGGCCGGGTGCGTCGGCGCGCCGCGACCTACGGTTTCGGCCAGCCTGCCTAGCGAGGCCCGCCTCGAGGTTGCGGCCAACGTCGAGCTCCCGCGCGTCGAGATCGCGTGGAACACGCCGTCATTCTTCCAGCCGGGCGACGCCGAGCTCGACTTTCTCGCCCACGTGCTCGCGTCGGGCAAGACGAGTCGCCTTTACAAGCGCCTCGTCTACGACATGCACATCGCGCAAGAGGTCTACGCGTACCAGGCGTCGCGCGAGCTCGGTTCGATGTTCGAGATCGGCGCGCTCGCGCAGCCCGGCCACACCGCCGACGAGCTCTTGGCGGCCATCGAGGATGAGCTCGACAAGGTTCGCAAGGAAGGCCTTCGCGCGGGCGAGATCGCTCGCGCCCGCGCCGAGGTGACCGCCGGCCTCGTCTTCGAGGTCGAGCGCGTCGGTGGACGAGCCAACATGTTCAACACGTACAATCACTACACGGGCCGTCCCGACTACCTCGAGCAAGATCTCGCGCGCTACGAGGCGGTGTCGGAGGCGGGCGTGCAAAACGCAGCGAAGGCATCGCTCGGCGCTCAGCGAGTGGTCTTGCGCGTCACGCCCGACAAGGCAGCGCCCCTCGCCGGCGAGGTCCGGAGCAAGACGGGAGGGTACCCGGCGCGGCCGCCGGCGGGAGCCCCGCCGATCAGACCTCAAGGCGCGGCTGCCCAAGGTGCACAAGGGGGCGCGAAATGA